The DNA segment aaaggagaaaggagtaTTCAAACTACACACTTAACTACAATTCCTGTATGCATAGATTCTCAACAGGAGTCCATTTTAGCAGTACAAATATATCTCAGTCCTGacattttcatattgatttttaaatgggtAGCATGCCTGCATGTTCcatagtttcattttgttttgttttgtttaccctACCATTCatttgtcatttcaaaatataattttaagctTACTGCCTGAAAGCACTTGcctattatttgtttaaaaatcaacCCAATTACTTCAGGTTTACTTCCAGCCTCGAAGATGGAGTTCCATGATCAGCAGGAATTGACTCCCTCCCCAGCTGAGCCATTggacaagaaggaaaaggagtcaGAGGAACACAGTAAGCCTGGTGAAGACCTTAAACATGCTGCCTTAGCTTCTCAGCCTGAGACGACTAAAACTTCCCCTGATAAAAAGGACACGCAAggcacagaagaagaaaaagcacccACCGCCCTGTTTGGGCATGCTCTTGGTGCCGGGCTGGAAGACATGAAACAGAAGACAGAACCCAGCCTGGTGGTGCCTGGTATTGACCTCTCTGCAGAGCCCCCAGCTCCAAAAGAGCAAAAGGACTGGTTCATCGAAATGCCAGTAGAAGCAAAAAAAGATGAGTGGGGTTTAGCTGCTCCCATATCACCTGGCCCCCTAACACCCATGAAGGGAAAGGATGTGTTTGAGGATATCCCCAAATGGGAAGGGAAACAATTTGATTCTCCCATGCCAAGTCCCTTTCAGGCTGGAAGCTTCACTCTTCCTTTAGAtgtcataaagaatgaaatagttGCAGAAGCATCACCCTTTGCCCCTGCCCTATTGCAGCCAGATGACAAGAAATCTCTGGAAGAAACCAGTGGCCCAGTGACTGCCAAAGATAGTTCTAAAGCTGAAGAGCCTCATAAGGATAAACCTGACAAAATGGCAGAAGCACCAGCCTCAGAAGCAATCACCTTACCCAAAGATGCCCACATTCCAACTGTGGAAGAATATGTCCCAGAGAAAGTattaggagaagaaaaaggggCGATAAAGCAAGAGAGTGTGCAGAAAACAGAGATCTCAACCCTCAGTGGACAGGAAGCTACACTTACTGAAAAGGAGTCTCAGCTAAAGCTTGAAGAGAAAACGACCATCTCTGACAAAGAAGCCATGCCAAAAGAGAGTGAGCCCCCCAAactgacagatgaagaaacaggcatAATTCAGCCCTCCGTGGAGCACACCCTCTCGAATGAAGAACAGAAAGGCCAAGACACTACCACAGATACACTAAAACAGGACTCATTCCCTGTAAATTTGGAGCAAACAGTTACAGATTCAGCCATGACCTCCAAGACACTGGAGAAAGTCATGACCGAACCAGCTGCAGTAAGTGAACAGAGTGCAACCCAGGACCTTTTTCAAGAAAAAGTTGCTGATAAAGATCATAAGGTTGAAGTGGTTGGGGCTGAAACGTCAGCTGAGCTTGACATGCCATTTTATGAAGACAAGTCAGGAATGTCCAAGTATTTTGAAACATCTGCCTTGAAAGAAGAAGTGACAAAAAGCATCCAGCCAGGCAGTGATTACTATGAACTAAGTGACACAAGAGAAAGTGCCCAAGAGCCTTTTGATACCGTATCTCCTGCATATAAAAACGGTGACAAGGGACTTCAGGCAGGTAAAGAACCCCAGCCCAGTGCTCCAGCACAAGAAGCAGGGTATAGCACTCTTGCACAGAGTTATCCATCTGAGGTGCCTGAAGAACCCAGTTCTCCTCAAGAAAGAATGTTTACTATTGATCCAAAAGTGTATGGGGAGAAAAGGGATCTCCACAGTAAGAATAAGGACGACTTGACATTAAGCAGGAGTTTAGGACTTGGTGGAAGGTCTGCAATAGAACAAAGAAGCATGTCAATCAATTTGCCCATGTCTTGCCTGGATTCCATAGCCCTTGGATTTAACTTTGGTCGGGGACATGATCTTTCTCCTCTGGCTTCTGATATTCTAACGAACACTAGCGGAAGTATGGACGAAGGGGATGATTACCTTCCAGCCACAACCCCTGCACTTGAGAAAGCCCCATGTTTCCCAGtagaaagcaaagaggaagaagaacagaTAGAGGGAGAAAAAGCTACCGGAGAGGAAAATGCTCAAGTTGAGACATCGTGTGAGTCACCTTTCCTAGCCAAAGATTATTACAAAAATGGCACTGTCATGGCCCCTGACCTGCCTGAAATGCTAGACCTGGCAGGCACAAGGTCAAGATTAGCCTCTGTGAGTGCAGATGCTGAGGTTGCCAGGAGGAAATCAGTCCCATCAGAGACTGTGGTTGAGGAGAGTAGCGCCGGCTTGCCCCCTGTCACTGATGAAAACCATGTCGTTGTTAAAACAGACAGTCAGCTGGAAGACTTGGGTTACTGTGTGTTCAATAAGTACACTGTCCCACTGCCATCACCTGTTCAAGACAGTGAGAATCTGTCAGGGGAGAGTGGTTCCTTTTACGAAGGCACTGATGATAAAATGCGAAGAGATCTAGCCACAGACCTTTCGTTGATTGAAGTAAAATTGGCAGCTGCCGGCAGAGTCAAAGATGAGTTTGGTGCTGAGAAAGAAGTATCCCCACATATCCCTGGTGACAAATCAGTACTGGGTAGGGAGTTTGATCAGGAGAGGAAAGCTAATGATAAGCTGGATACTGTACTAGAAAAGAGCGAAGAACATGCTGATGCAAAAGAACATGCCAAGGCAACGGAAGAGGCCAGTGATAAAGTCGAAACATTTGGATTAGGAGTAACCTACGAGCACCCTTCGACCAAAGAACTGCCCGTATCAAAAGACACATCACCTCCTGCGGCTGAGAAAGCTGAGACAGGTCTTAGTTCAGTCCCAGAGATAGCTGAGGTGGAACCATCCAAAAAAGCTGAACCAGAACTGGATGTCATTGCACAGAAAGCTGACCAGGGTCAATTAGATGTTAAAATCAGTGACTTTGGACAGATGGCTGCAGGACTGACCATAGATGCTGGAAAAGCAACAGAACTTCAACTCGAAGCTACACAAGATCTCACCCCCTCATCTGCAGTACCTCAGGAGGGAGATATGTTTCTGAGTGTTGATCCTGGCCACATGAAAGAAGGCACTAAAACCAGTGAGACAGAAATCAAGGAGAAGGTGGCCAAGCCTGACTTGGTGCACCAGGAGGCTGTGGACAAAGAAGAGTCCTACGAGTCCAGTGGTGAGC comes from the Acinonyx jubatus isolate Ajub_Pintada_27869175 chromosome C1, VMU_Ajub_asm_v1.0, whole genome shotgun sequence genome and includes:
- the MAP2 gene encoding microtubule-associated protein 2 isoform X15, which encodes MADDRKDEAKAPHWTSAQLTEASAHPHPPEIKDQGGAGEGLVRSANGFPYREDEEGAFGEHGSQSTYSDTKENGINGELTSADRETAEEVSARIVQVVTAEAVAVLKGEQEKEAEHKVQPAALPLAAEETPNLPPSPPPSPASEQTVTVEEEEETLEGTMAEEEKPATLPGKECRAAKASDQPKGLSESSAEAQIVPEESAPAGAPQEKSVKEVSEVSPEVKIPSSAGEGLLPASKMEFHDQQELTPSPAEPLDKKEKESEEHSKPGEDLKHAALASQPETTKTSPDKKDTQGTEEEKAPTALFGHALGAGLEDMKQKTEPSLVVPGIDLSAEPPAPKEQKDWFIEMPVEAKKDEWGLAAPISPGPLTPMKGKDVFEDIPKWEGKQFDSPMPSPFQAGSFTLPLDVIKNEIVAEASPFAPALLQPDDKKSLEETSGPVTAKDSSKAEEPHKDKPDKMAEAPASEAITLPKDAHIPTVEEYVPEKVLGEEKGAIKQESVQKTEISTLSGQEATLTEKESQLKLEEKTTISDKEAMPKESEPPKLTDEETGIIQPSVEHTLSNEEQKGQDTTTDTLKQDSFPVNLEQTVTDSAMTSKTLEKVMTEPAAVSEQSATQDLFQEKVADKDHKVEVVGAETSAELDMPFYEDKSGMSKYFETSALKEEVTKSIQPGSDYYELSDTRESAQEPFDTVSPAYKNGDKGLQAGKEPQPSAPAQEAGYSTLAQSYPSEVPEEPSSPQERMFTIDPKVYGEKRDLHSKNKDDLTLSRSLGLGGRSAIEQRSMSINLPMSCLDSIALGFNFGRGHDLSPLASDILTNTSGSMDEGDDYLPATTPALEKAPCFPVESKEEEEQIEGEKATGEENAQVETSCESPFLAKDYYKNGTVMAPDLPEMLDLAGTRSRLASVSADAEVARRKSVPSETVVEESSAGLPPVTDENHVVVKTDSQLEDLGYCVFNKYTVPLPSPVQDSENLSGESGSFYEGTDDKMRRDLATDLSLIEVKLAAAGRVKDEFGAEKEVSPHIPGDKSVLGREFDQERKANDKLDTVLEKSEEHADAKEHAKATEEASDKVETFGLGVTYEHPSTKELPVSKDTSPPAAEKAETGLSSVPEIAEVEPSKKAEPELDVIAQKADQGQLDVKISDFGQMAAGLTIDAGKATELQLEATQDLTPSSAVPQEGDMFLSVDPGHMKEGTKTSETEIKEKVAKPDLVHQEAVDKEESYESSGEHESLTMESLKADEGKKETSPESSLIQDEIAIKLSVEIPCAPAVSEADLAPDERADVQMEFIQQPKEESKEAPDISVTPSDVTEPLPKAIGAEPAEAQSEEEEIEARGEYDKLLFRSDTLQITDLGIAGVREEFVETCPGEHKGVIESVVTIEDDFITVVQTTTEEGESGSHSVRFAALEQPEVERRPSPHAEEELEVEEAAEAQAEPKDGSPEAPASPEREEIALSEYKTETYDDYKDETTIDDSIMDADSLWVDTQDDDRSIMTEQLETIPKEEKAEKEARRPSLEKHRKEKPFKTGRGRISTPERKIAKKEPSTVSRDEVRRKKAVYKKAELAKKTEVQAHSPSRKFILKPAIKYTRPTHLSCVKRKTTATGGETTQASSVFKQAKDKVSDGVTKSPEKRSSLPRPSSILPPRRGVSGDREENSFSLNSSISSSARRTTRSEPIRRAGKSGTSTPTTPGSTAITPGTPPSYSSRTPGTPGTPSYPRTPHTPGTPKSAILVPSEKKVAIIRTPPKSPATPKQLRLINQPLPDLKNVKSKIGSTDNIKYQPKGGQVQIVTKKIDLSHVTSKCGSLKNIRHRPGGGRVKIESVKLDFKEKAQAKVGSLDNAHHVPGGGNVKIDSQKLNFREHAKARVDHGAEIITQSPGRSSVASPRRLSNVSSSGSINLLESPQLATLAEDVTAALAKQGL
- the MAP2 gene encoding microtubule-associated protein 2 isoform X33, which produces MADDRKDEAKAPHWTSAQLTEASAHPHPPEIKDQGGAGEGLVRSANGFPYREDEEGAFGEHGSQSTYSDTKENGINGELTSADRETAEEVSARIVQVVTAEAVAVLKGEQEKEAEHKVQPAALPLAEETPNLPPSPPPSPASEQTVTVEEEEETLEGTMAEEEKPATLPGKECRAAKASDQPKGLSESSAEAQIVPEESAPAGAPQEKSVKEVSEVSPEVKIPSSAGEGLLPASKMEFHDQQELTPSPAEPLDKKEKESEEHSKPGEDLKHAALASQPETTKTSPDKKDTQGTEEEKAPTALFGHALGAGLEDMKQKTEPSLVVPGIDLSAEPPAPKEQKDWFIEMPVEAKKDEWGLAAPISPGPLTPMKGKDVFEDIPKWEGKQFDSPMPSPFQAGSFTLPLDVIKNEIVAEASPFAPALLQPDDKKSLEETSGPVTAKDSSKAEEPHKDKPDKMAEAPASEAITLPKDAHIPTVEEYVPEKVLGEEKGAIKQESVQKTEISTLSGQEATLTEKESQLKLEEKTTISDKEAMPKESEPPKLTDEETGIIQPSVEHTLSNEEQKGQDTTTDTLKQDSFPVNLEQTVTDSAMTSKTLEKVMTEPAAVSEQSATQDLFQEKVADKDHKVEVVGAETSAELDMPFYEDKSGMSKYFETSALKEEVTKSIQPGSDYYELSDTRESAQEPFDTVSPAYKNGDKGLQAGKEPQPSAPAQEAGYSTLAQSYPSEVPEEPSSPQERMFTIDPKVYGEKRDLHSKNKDDLTLSRSLGLGGRSAIEQRSMSINLPMSCLDSIALGFNFGRGHDLSPLASDILTNTSGSMDEGDDYLPATTPALEKAPCFPVESKEEEEQIEGEKATGEENAQVETSCESPFLAKDYYKNGTVMAPDLPEMLDLAGTRSRLASVSADAEVARRKSVPSETVVEESSAGLPPVTDENHVVVKTDSQLEDLGYCVFNKYTVPLPSPVQDSENLSGESGSFYEGTDDKMRRDLATDLSLIEVKLAAAGRVKDEFGAEKEVSPHIPGDKSVLGREFDQERKANDKLDTVLEKSEEHADAKEHAKATEEASDKVETFGLGVTYEHPSTKELPVSKDTSPPAAEKAETGLSSVPEIAEVEPSKKAEPELDVIAQKADQGQLDVKISDFGQMAAGLTIDAGKATELQLEATQDLTPSSAVPQEGDMFLSVDPGHMKEGTKTSETEIKEKVAKPDLVHQEAVDKEESYESSGEHESLTMESLKADEGKKETSPESSLIQDEIAIKLSVEIPCAPAVSEADLAPDERADVQMEFIQQPKEESKEAPDISVTPSDVTEPLPKAIGAEPAEAQSEEEEIEARGEYDKLLFRSDTLQITDLGIAGVREEFVETCPGEHKGVIESVVTIEDDFITVVQTTTEEGESGSHSVRFAALEQPEVERRPSPHAEEELEVEEAAEAQAEPKDGSPEAPASPEREEIALSEYKTETYDDYKDETTIDDSIMDADSLWVDTQDDDRSIMTEQLETIPKEEKAEKEARRPSLEKHRKEKPFKTGRGRISTPERKIAKKEPSTVSRDEVRRKKVYKKAELAKKTEVQAHSPSRKFILKPAIKYTRPTHLSCVKRKTTATGGETTQASSVFKQAKDKVSDGVTKSPEKRSSLPRPSSILPPRRGVSGDREENSFSLNSSISSSARRTTRSEPIRRAGKSGTSTPTTPGSTAITPGTPPSYSSRTPGTPGTPSYPRTPHTPGTPKSAILVPSEKKVAIIRTPPKSPATPKQLRLINQPLPDLKNVKSKIGSTDNIKYQPKGGQVQIVTKKIDLSHVTSKCGSLKNIRHRPGGGRVKIESVKLDFKEKAQAKVGSLDNAHHVPGGGNVKIDSQKLNFREHAKARVDHGAEIITQSPGRSSVASPRRLSNVSSSGSINLLESPQLATLAEDVTAALAKQGL
- the MAP2 gene encoding microtubule-associated protein 2 isoform X20 — protein: MADDRKDEAKAPHWTSAQLTEASAHPHPPEIKDQGGAGEGLVRSANGFPYREDEEGAFGEHGSQSTYSDTKENGINGELTSADRETAEEVSARIVQVVTAEAVAVLKGEQEKEAEHKVQPAALPLAAEETPNLPPSPPPSPASEQTVTVEEGLLPASKMEFHDQQELTPSPAEPLDKKEKESEEHSKPGEDLKHAALASQPETTKTSPDKKDTQGTEEEKAPTALFGHALGAGLEDMKQKTEPSLVVPGIDLSAEPPAPKEQKDWFIEMPVEAKKDEWGLAAPISPGPLTPMKGKDVFEDIPKWEGKQFDSPMPSPFQAGSFTLPLDVIKNEIVAEASPFAPALLQPDDKKSLEETSGPVTAKDSSKAEEPHKDKPDKMAEAPASEAITLPKDAHIPTVEEYVPEKVLGEEKGAIKQESVQKTEISTLSGQEATLTEKESQLKLEEKTTISDKEAMPKESEPPKLTDEETGIIQPSVEHTLSNEEQKGQDTTTDTLKQDSFPVNLEQTVTDSAMTSKTLEKVMTEPAAVSEQSATQDLFQEKVADKDHKVEVVGAETSAELDMPFYEDKSGMSKYFETSALKEEVTKSIQPGSDYYELSDTRESAQEPFDTVSPAYKNGDKGLQAGKEPQPSAPAQEAGYSTLAQSYPSEVPEEPSSPQERMFTIDPKVYGEKRDLHSKNKDDLTLSRSLGLGGRSAIEQRSMSINLPMSCLDSIALGFNFGRGHDLSPLASDILTNTSGSMDEGDDYLPATTPALEKAPCFPVESKEEEEQIEGEKATGEENAQVETSCESPFLAKDYYKNGTVMAPDLPEMLDLAGTRSRLASVSADAEVARRKSVPSETVVEESSAGLPPVTDENHVVVKTDSQLEDLGYCVFNKYTVPLPSPVQDSENLSGESGSFYEGTDDKMRRDLATDLSLIEVKLAAAGRVKDEFGAEKEVSPHIPGDKSVLGREFDQERKANDKLDTVLEKSEEHADAKEHAKATEEASDKVETFGLGVTYEHPSTKELPVSKDTSPPAAEKAETGLSSVPEIAEVEPSKKAEPELDVIAQKADQGQLDVKISDFGQMAAGLTIDAGKATELQLEATQDLTPSSAVPQEGDMFLSVDPGHMKEGTKTSETEIKEKVAKPDLVHQEAVDKEESYESSGEHESLTMESLKADEGKKETSPESSLIQDEIAIKLSVEIPCAPAVSEADLAPDERADVQMEFIQQPKEESKEAPDISVTPSDVTEPLPKAIGAEPAEAQSEEEEIEARGEYDKLLFRSDTLQITDLGIAGVREEFVETCPGEHKGVIESVVTIEDDFITVVQTTTEEGESGSHSVRFAALEQPEVERRPSPHAEEELEVEEAAEAQAEPKDGSPEAPASPEREEIALSEYKTETYDDYKDETTIDDSIMDADSLWVDTQDDDRSIMTEQLETIPKEEKAEKEARRPSLEKHRKEKPFKTGRGRISTPERKIAKKEPSTVSRDEVRRKKAVYKKAELAKKTEVQAHSPSRKFILKPAIKYTRPTHLSCVKRKTTATGGETTQASSVFKQAKDKVSDGVTKSPEKRSSLPRPSSILPPRRGVSGDREENSFSLNSSISSSARRTTRSEPIRRAGKSGTSTPTTPGSTAITPGTPPSYSSRTPGTPGTPSYPRTPHTPGTPKSAILVPSEKKVAIIRTPPKSPATPKQLRLINQPLPDLKNVKSKIGSTDNIKYQPKGGQVRILNKKIDFSKVQSRCGSKDNIKHSAGGGNVQIVTKKIDLSHVTSKCGSLKNIRHRPGGGRVKIESVKLDFKEKAQAKVGSLDNAHHVPGGGNVKIDSQKLNFREHAKARVDHGAEIITQSPGRSSVASPRRLSNVSSSGSINLLESPQLATLAEDVTAALAKQGL
- the MAP2 gene encoding microtubule-associated protein 2 isoform X23 — translated: MADDRKDEAKAPHWTSAQLTEASAHPHPPEIKDQGGAGEGLVRSANGFPYREDEEGAFGEHGSQSTYSDTKENGINGELTSADRETAEEVSARIVQVVTAEAVAVLKGEQEKEAEHKVQPAALPLAAEETPNLPPSPPPSPASEQTVTVEEGLLPASKMEFHDQQELTPSPAEPLDKKEKESEEHSKPGEDLKHAALASQPETTKTSPDKKDTQGTEEEKAPTALFGHALGAGLEDMKQKTEPSLVVPGIDLSAEPPAPKEQKDWFIEMPVEAKKDEWGLAAPISPGPLTPMKGKDVFEDIPKWEGKQFDSPMPSPFQAGSFTLPLDVIKNEIVAEASPFAPALLQPDDKKSLEETSGPVTAKDSSKAEEPHKDKPDKMAEAPASEAITLPKDAHIPTVEEYVPEKVLGEEKGAIKQESVQKTEISTLSGQEATLTEKESQLKLEEKTTISDKEAMPKESEPPKLTDEETGIIQPSVEHTLSNEEQKGQDTTTDTLKQDSFPVNLEQTVTDSAMTSKTLEKVMTEPAAVSEQSATQDLFQEKVADKDHKVEVVGAETSAELDMPFYEDKSGMSKYFETSALKEEVTKSIQPGSDYYELSDTRESAQEPFDTVSPAYKNGDKGLQAGKEPQPSAPAQEAGYSTLAQSYPSEVPEEPSSPQERMFTIDPKVYGEKRDLHSKNKDDLTLSRSLGLGGRSAIEQRSMSINLPMSCLDSIALGFNFGRGHDLSPLASDILTNTSGSMDEGDDYLPATTPALEKAPCFPVESKEEEEQIEGEKATGEENAQVETSCESPFLAKDYYKNGTVMAPDLPEMLDLAGTRSRLASVSADAEVARRKSVPSETVVEESSAGLPPVTDENHVVVKTDSQLEDLGYCVFNKYTVPLPSPVQDSENLSGESGSFYEGTDDKMRRDLATDLSLIEVKLAAAGRVKDEFGAEKEVSPHIPGDKSVLGREFDQERKANDKLDTVLEKSEEHADAKEHAKATEEASDKVETFGLGVTYEHPSTKELPVSKDTSPPAAEKAETGLSSVPEIAEVEPSKKAEPELDVIAQKADQGQLDVKISDFGQMAAGLTIDAGKATELQLEATQDLTPSSAVPQEGDMFLSVDPGHMKEGTKTSETEIKEKVAKPDLVHQEAVDKEESYESSGEHESLTMESLKADEGKKETSPESSLIQDEIAIKLSVEIPCAPAVSEADLAPDERADVQMEFIQQPKEESKEAPDISVTPSDVTEPLPKAIGAEPAEAQSEEEEIEARGEYDKLLFRSDTLQITDLGIAGVREEFVETCPGEHKGVIESVVTIEDDFITVVQTTTEEGESGSHSVRFAALEQPEVERRPSPHAEEELEVEEAAEAQAEPKDGSPEAPASPEREEIALSEYKTETYDDYKDETTIDDSIMDADSLWVDTQDDDRSIMTEQLETIPKEEKAEKEARRPSLEKHRKEKPFKTGRGRISTPERKIAKKEPSTVSRDEVRRKKVYKKAELAKKTEVQAHSPSRKFILKPAIKYTRPTHLSCVKRKTTATGGETTQASSVFKQAKDKVSDGVTKSPEKRSSLPRPSSILPPRRGVSGDREENSFSLNSSISSSARRTTRSEPIRRAGKSGTSTPTTPGSTAITPGTPPSYSSRTPGTPGTPSYPRTPHTPGTPKSAILVPSEKKVAIIRTPPKSPATPKQLRLINQPLPDLKNVKSKIGSTDNIKYQPKGGQVQIVTKKIDLSHVTSKCGSLKNIRHRPGGGRVKIESVKLDFKEKAQAKVGSLDNAHHVPGGGNVKIDSQKLNFREHAKARVDHGAEIITQSPGRSSVASPRRLSNVSSSGSINLLESPQLATLAEDVTAALAKQGL
- the MAP2 gene encoding microtubule-associated protein 2 isoform X24; the encoded protein is MADDRKDEAKAPHWTSAQLTEASAHPHPPEIKDQGGAGEGLVRSANGFPYREDEEGAFGEHGSQSTYSDTKENGINGELTSADRETAEEVSARIVQVVTAEAVAVLKGEQEKEAEHKVQPAALPLAEETPNLPPSPPPSPASEQTVTVEEGLLPASKMEFHDQQELTPSPAEPLDKKEKESEEHSKPGEDLKHAALASQPETTKTSPDKKDTQGTEEEKAPTALFGHALGAGLEDMKQKTEPSLVVPGIDLSAEPPAPKEQKDWFIEMPVEAKKDEWGLAAPISPGPLTPMKGKDVFEDIPKWEGKQFDSPMPSPFQAGSFTLPLDVIKNEIVAEASPFAPALLQPDDKKSLEETSGPVTAKDSSKAEEPHKDKPDKMAEAPASEAITLPKDAHIPTVEEYVPEKVLGEEKGAIKQESVQKTEISTLSGQEATLTEKESQLKLEEKTTISDKEAMPKESEPPKLTDEETGIIQPSVEHTLSNEEQKGQDTTTDTLKQDSFPVNLEQTVTDSAMTSKTLEKVMTEPAAVSEQSATQDLFQEKVADKDHKVEVVGAETSAELDMPFYEDKSGMSKYFETSALKEEVTKSIQPGSDYYELSDTRESAQEPFDTVSPAYKNGDKGLQAGKEPQPSAPAQEAGYSTLAQSYPSEVPEEPSSPQERMFTIDPKVYGEKRDLHSKNKDDLTLSRSLGLGGRSAIEQRSMSINLPMSCLDSIALGFNFGRGHDLSPLASDILTNTSGSMDEGDDYLPATTPALEKAPCFPVESKEEEEQIEGEKATGEENAQVETSCESPFLAKDYYKNGTVMAPDLPEMLDLAGTRSRLASVSADAEVARRKSVPSETVVEESSAGLPPVTDENHVVVKTDSQLEDLGYCVFNKYTVPLPSPVQDSENLSGESGSFYEGTDDKMRRDLATDLSLIEVKLAAAGRVKDEFGAEKEVSPHIPGDKSVLGREFDQERKANDKLDTVLEKSEEHADAKEHAKATEEASDKVETFGLGVTYEHPSTKELPVSKDTSPPAAEKAETGLSSVPEIAEVEPSKKAEPELDVIAQKADQGQLDVKISDFGQMAAGLTIDAGKATELQLEATQDLTPSSAVPQEGDMFLSVDPGHMKEGTKTSETEIKEKVAKPDLVHQEAVDKEESYESSGEHESLTMESLKADEGKKETSPESSLIQDEIAIKLSVEIPCAPAVSEADLAPDERADVQMEFIQQPKEESKEAPDISVTPSDVTEPLPKAIGAEPAEAQSEEEEIEARGEYDKLLFRSDTLQITDLGIAGVREEFVETCPGEHKGVIESVVTIEDDFITVVQTTTEEGESGSHSVRFAALEQPEVERRPSPHAEEELEVEEAAEAQAEPKDGSPEAPASPEREEIALSEYKTETYDDYKDETTIDDSIMDADSLWVDTQDDDRSIMTEQLETIPKEEKAEKEARRPSLEKHRKEKPFKTGRGRISTPERKIAKKEPSTVSRDEVRRKKAVYKKAELAKKTEVQAHSPSRKFILKPAIKYTRPTHLSCVKRKTTATGGETTQASSVFKQAKDKVSDGVTKSPEKRSSLPRPSSILPPRRGVSGDREENSFSLNSSISSSARRTTRSEPIRRAGKSGTSTPTTPGSTAITPGTPPSYSSRTPGTPGTPSYPRTPHTPGTPKSAILVPSEKKVAIIRTPPKSPATPKQLRLINQPLPDLKNVKSKIGSTDNIKYQPKGGQVQIVTKKIDLSHVTSKCGSLKNIRHRPGGGRVKIESVKLDFKEKAQAKVGSLDNAHHVPGGGNVKIDSQKLNFREHAKARVDHGAEIITQSPGRSSVASPRRLSNVSSSGSINLLESPQLATLAEDVTAALAKQGL
- the MAP2 gene encoding microtubule-associated protein 2 isoform X10; translation: MVRHLGLEKVRKTGLIEKKRKAIPQEEVSARIVQVVTAEAVAVLKGEQEKEAEHKVQPAALPLAAEETPNLPPSPPPSPASEQTVTVEEEEETLEGTMAEEEKPATLPGKECRAAKASDQPKGLSESSAEAQIVPEESAPAGAPQEKSVKEVSEVSPEVKIPSSAGEGLLPASKMEFHDQQELTPSPAEPLDKKEKESEEHSKPGEDLKHAALASQPETTKTSPDKKDTQGTEEEKAPTALFGHALGAGLEDMKQKTEPSLVVPGIDLSAEPPAPKEQKDWFIEMPVEAKKDEWGLAAPISPGPLTPMKGKDVFEDIPKWEGKQFDSPMPSPFQAGSFTLPLDVIKNEIVAEASPFAPALLQPDDKKSLEETSGPVTAKDSSKAEEPHKDKPDKMAEAPASEAITLPKDAHIPTVEEYVPEKVLGEEKGAIKQESVQKTEISTLSGQEATLTEKESQLKLEEKTTISDKEAMPKESEPPKLTDEETGIIQPSVEHTLSNEEQKGQDTTTDTLKQDSFPVNLEQTVTDSAMTSKTLEKVMTEPAAVSEQSATQDLFQEKVADKDHKVEVVGAETSAELDMPFYEDKSGMSKYFETSALKEEVTKSIQPGSDYYELSDTRESAQEPFDTVSPAYKNGDKGLQAGKEPQPSAPAQEAGYSTLAQSYPSEVPEEPSSPQERMFTIDPKVYGEKRDLHSKNKDDLTLSRSLGLGGRSAIEQRSMSINLPMSCLDSIALGFNFGRGHDLSPLASDILTNTSGSMDEGDDYLPATTPALEKAPCFPVESKEEEEQIEGEKATGEENAQVETSCESPFLAKDYYKNGTVMAPDLPEMLDLAGTRSRLASVSADAEVARRKSVPSETVVEESSAGLPPVTDENHVVVKTDSQLEDLGYCVFNKYTVPLPSPVQDSENLSGESGSFYEGTDDKMRRDLATDLSLIEVKLAAAGRVKDEFGAEKEVSPHIPGDKSVLGREFDQERKANDKLDTVLEKSEEHADAKEHAKATEEASDKVETFGLGVTYEHPSTKELPVSKDTSPPAAEKAETGLSSVPEIAEVEPSKKAEPELDVIAQKADQGQLDVKISDFGQMAAGLTIDAGKATELQLEATQDLTPSSAVPQEGDMFLSVDPGHMKEGTKTSETEIKEKVAKPDLVHQEAVDKEESYESSGEHESLTMESLKADEGKKETSPESSLIQDEIAIKLSVEIPCAPAVSEADLAPDERADVQMEFIQQPKEESKEAPDISVTPSDVTEPLPKAIGAEPAEAQSEEEEIEARGEYDKLLFRSDTLQITDLGIAGVREEFVETCPGEHKGVIESVVTIEDDFITVVQTTTEEGESGSHSVRFAALEQPEVERRPSPHAEEELEVEEAAEAQAEPKDGSPEAPASPEREEIALSEYKTETYDDYKDETTIDDSIMDADSLWVDTQDDDRSIMTEQLETIPKEEKAEKEARRPSLEKHRKEKPFKTGRGRISTPERKIAKKEPSTVSRDEVRRKKAVYKKAELAKKTEVQAHSPSRKFILKPAIKYTRPTHLSCVKRKTTATGGETTQASSVFKQAKDKVSNSTLSKIPAFQGSSKSPRCSSACLSTSKRATFSDSFSIKPTSAGSTDRLPFSESGNKDGVTKSPEKRSSLPRPSSILPPRRGVSGDREENSFSLNSSISSSARRTTRSEPIRRAGKSGTSTPTTPGSTAITPGTPPSYSSRTPGTPGTPSYPRTPHTPGTPKSAILVPSEKKVAIIRTPPKSPATPKQLRLINQPLPDLKNVKSKIGSTDNIKYQPKGGQVRILNKKIDFSKVQSRCGSKDNIKHSAGGGNVQIVTKKIDLSHVTSKCGSLKNIRHRPGGGRVKIESVKLDFKEKAQAKVGSLDNAHHVPGGGNVKIDSQKLNFREHAKARVDHGAEIITQSPGRSSVASPRRLSNVSSSGSINLLESPQLATLAEDVTAALAKQGL